One Pecten maximus chromosome 7, xPecMax1.1, whole genome shotgun sequence genomic window carries:
- the LOC117331326 gene encoding uncharacterized protein LOC117331326, translating into MVSLRTARYMLAISIAEFAAVPPPTCCPVGDKNETSLVPDVSSLEAEWKQRLHSFENSLLLSVERRSLALAAVLMALTMSILLIGTCILSCRTDDTQYEPLSQDDWDTITSRLLQTTDHVDLKNHLYSVPFREPPQT; encoded by the exons ATGGTCAGTCTCCGGACGGCGAGGTACATGTTGGCGATCTCTATCGCGGAGTTCGCGGCT GTACCGCCACCTACTTGCTGCCCGGTAGGGGACAAAAATGAGACATCCCTGGTCCCGGACGTTTCGTCACTGGAGGCAGAATGGAAACAGAGACTCCATTCGTTTG AGAACTCCTTACTTCTGAGTGTGGAGAGAAGAAGCTTGGCCTTGGCAGCTGTACTCATGGCACTTACCATGTCTATACTACTGATAGGGACCTGTATTCTATCGTGTAGGACGGACGACACCCAGTACGAACCTCTATCTCAGGATGATTGGGACACTATAACGTCCAGGCTCCTACAGACTACAGATCATGTGGACTTGAAAAATCATCTTTATTCTGTACCCTTCCGAGAACCACCGCAAACGTAG